Proteins encoded by one window of Arachis hypogaea cultivar Tifrunner chromosome 1, arahy.Tifrunner.gnm2.J5K5, whole genome shotgun sequence:
- the LOC112708767 gene encoding DNA mismatch repair protein MSH2, which yields MVEAFDDNSNNKLPELKLDTKQAQGFLSFFKTLPNDSRAIRFFDRRDYYTAHGENATFIAKTYYHTTTVLRQLGSGSDPLSSVSVSRTMFETIARDLLLERTDHTLELYEGSGSNWRLVKSGTPGNIGSFEDVLFANSEMQDSPVVVALSLNYRENGCTVGLSFVDLTKRVLGMAEFLDDSHFTNVESALVALGCKECLLPSESGKSTENRMLCDALTKCGVMLTERKKSEFKTRDLVQDLGRLVKGSIEPVRDLVSGFEFAPGALGALLSYAELLADESNYGNFTLRRYSLDSYMRLDSAAMRALNVLESKTDANKNFSLFGLMNRTCTAGMGKRLLHMWLKQPLLNVNEINLRLDVVQAFVEDTVLRQDLRQHLRRISDIERLVHNLQKRRAGLAHIVKLYQSSIRLPYIKSALERYDGPFSSMMKSRYLEPLELWTDDDHLNKFIGLVEASVDLDQLENREYMISSSYDPTLTKLKEQQESLENQIHKLHRQTADDLDLPVDKALKLDKGTQFGHVFRITKKEEPKIRKKLNSQFVVLETRKDGVKFTNTKLRKLGDQYQQVLEEYKSCQKELVNRVVQTAATFSEVFESLAELISELDVLLSFADLASSCPTPYTRPEITSSDEGDIILEGSRHPCVEAQDWVNFIPNDCKLIREKSWFQIITGPNMGGKSTFIRQVGVNILMAQVGCFVPCDNASISVRDCIFARVGAGDCQLRGVSTFMQEMLETASILKGATDKSLIIIDELGRGTSTYDGFGLAWAICEHIVEVIKAPTLFATHFHELTALSLENASDDQQKRIVGVANYHVSAHIDASTRKLTMLYKVEPGACDQSFGIHVAEFANFPESVVALAREKAAELEDFSPSALSLTDTTNEFGSKRKRVYEPDEMSQGVTKARQILEAFVDLPLETMDKMQALQELRKLKDNLEKDAENCRWLQQFL from the exons ATGGTTGAAGCCTTCGACGACAATAGTAATAATAAGCTCCCTGAGCTCAAATTAG ACACGAAGCAAGCCCAAGGGTTTCTATCATTTTTCAAAACCCTACCTAAT GATTCGAGGGCCATCCGGTTTTTTGATCGCAGG GACTACTATACTGCTCATGGTGAAAATGCAACTTTCATTGCGAAGACCTACTACCACACTACTACTGTCTTGCGGCAACTGGGTAGTGGATCGGATCCTCTTTCAAGTGTAAGTGTCAGTAGGACCATGTTTGAAACAATTGCTCGTGATCTACTTTTGGAGAGAACAGACCATACCCTTGAACTCTATGAGGGTAGTGGTTCTAACTGGAGATTGGTCAAAAGTGGAACGCCTGGCAATATTGGCAGTTTTGAGGATGTTTTGTTTGCTAACAGTGAGATGCAGGATTCTCCAGTTGTTGTTGCATTATCACTTAACTATCGTGAAAATGGGTGCACTGTTGGGTTATCATTTGTTGATTTAACTAAGAGAGTACTTGGGATGGCTGAATTCCTTGATGACAGTCACTTCACGAATGTGGAGTCGGCATTAGTTGCTCTTGGCTGCAAAGAATGCCTTCTTCCTAGTGAGAGTGGCAAATCTACTGAAAATAGAATGCTGTGCGATGCGTTGACTAAATGTGGTGTGATGTTAACTGAGAGAAAGAAATCTGAGTTTAAAACCAGGGATCTGGTACAGGATCTTGGCAGACTTGTTAAAGGTTCTATTGAACCAGTTCGAGACTTAGTGTCTGGATTTGAGTTTGCACCTGGGGCTTTGGGGGCATTACTATCATATGCTGAGTTACTTGCAGATGAGAGCAATTACGGGAATTTTACTCTTCGTAGGTACAGTCTTGACAGTTATATGAGATTAGATTCTGCAGCCATGAGGGCACTCAATGTTCTTGAAAGCAAAACCGATGcaaacaaaaattttagtttgtTCGGTCTAATGAATAGGACCTGTACAGCCGGAATGGGGAAACGGTTATTGCACATGTGGCTAAAACAGCCCTTGTTGAATGTTAATGAAATTAACTTGAGACTTGATGTTGTACAAGCATTTGTAGAGGATACTGTACTTCGGCAAGATCTGAGGCAGCATTTAAGAAGAATATCAGACATTGAGCGGTTGGTACACAATCTTCAGAAGCGGAGAGCTGGTCTTGCACATATTGTTAAACTTTATCAG TCAAGTATAAGACTACCTTATATCAAAAGCGCCCTAGAAAGATATGATGGACCATTTTCCTCAATGATGAAGAGCAGGTACTTGGAACCTCTTGAGTTGTGGACAGATGATGATCACCTAAATAAATTCATTGGCCTTGTAGAAGCTTCTGTTGACCTTGATCAACTGGAGAACAGAGAATACATGATTTCCTCAAGTTATGACCCTACACTAACTAAATTGAAGGAGCAGCAGGAGTCATTAGAGAATCAAATACATAAATTGCATAGACAAACTGCTGATGATCTTGATCTTCCTGTAGACAAGGCATTAAAGTTAGACAAGGGGACACAATTTGGACATGTTTTCAGAATCACAAAGAAGGAAGAGCCCAAAATAAGGAAGAAGCTTAACTCCCAGTTCGTTGTACTGGAAACACGTAAAGATGGAGTGAAATTTACCAACACAAAGCTAAGGAAACTTGGGGACCAGTATCAACAGGTACTTGAGGAGTACAAGAGCTGTCAGAAAGAGTTGGTTAATAGAGTAGTTCAAACTGCTGCAACATTCTCAGAG GTGTTTGAATCTTTAGCCGAATTGATTTCTGAACTGGATGTGTTATTAAGCTTTGCTGATTTGGCTTCCAGCTGCCCGACACCTTAtacaaggcctgaaatcacttcaTCG GATGAAGGAGATATTATTTTAGAAGGCAGCAGACACCCTTGTGTAGAGGCACAAGACTGGGTGAATTTTATACCAAATGATTGTAAGCTT ATCAGAgaaaaaagttggtttcaaatAATAACAGGGCCTAACATGGGTGGGAAATCAACATTCATCCGCCAG gtGGGAGTGAACATTTTGATGGCCCAAGTTGGCTGCTTTGTTCCTTGTGATAATGCCAGCATATCTGTTCGTGATTGCATTTTTGCCCGTGTTGGTGCTGGTGACTGTCAA CTTCGAGGAGTTTCTACCTTCATGCAAGAAATGCTTGAGACTGCATCAATATTAAAAGGAGCTACAGACAAGTCCTTGATAATCATTGATGAATTGGGACGTGGGACATCAACTTATGATGGATTTG GTCTTGCTTGGGCCATTTGTGAGCACATTGTTGAAGTAATCAAAGCACCTACTTTGTTTGCAACCCACTTTCATGAACTGACTGCATTATCCCTTGAAAATGCAAGTGATGATCAGCAGAAGCGAATTGTTGGTGTTGCAAACTATCATGTTAGCGCGCATATTGATGCTTCAACTCGCAAGCTAACTATGCTATACAAG GTTGAACCAGGAGCTTGTGACCAAAGTTTTGGTATTCATGTTGCCGAGTTTGCAAATTTTCCAGAAAGTGTTGTAGCCCTAGCCAGAGAAAAGGCAGCAGAGTTGGAAGATTTTTCTCCCTCTGCACTATCCTTAACTGACACCACAAATGAG TTTGGTTCTAAGCGCAAGAGAGTATATGAACCCGATGAAATGTCGCAAGGCGTTACAAAGGCTCGCCAAATCCTTGAAGCGTTTGTTGATTTGCCTTTAGAAACCATGGATAAAATGCAAGCTTTGCAGGAACTAAGGAAGTTAAAAGATAATTTAGAGAAGGATGCTGAAAACTGTCGATGGCTGCAACAGTTCTTGTAG